The Sphingomonas sp. NBWT7 nucleotide sequence TCCGCGCCAACCTGCGTCAGTCTCTCCGCCCGAGGCTCCGGCACAGGGGCGGGGAGAGGGAAATGCAGCTTCGATACGCGCTGGCCGCGGCACTGGCGCTCACGTCGTGCAACACGGCGGCCACCAACGATACCGCCGCCGCCGATCGCAGCGGCACTACCGGCGCCGGCCGCGTGAACGCCGCCCTGCTCACCAGCGGCGGCGACGGCCGCGACTGGGCGATGACGGGGTATAATTACCAGGAACAGCGCTACTCGCCGCTGACGCAGATCAACGCCGGCAACGTCGGCCAGCTCGGCCTTGCCTGGTATGCCGACATGCCCGACGCGCGCGGCCAAGAAGCCACCCCGATCGTCATCGATGGCAAGCTGTTCGTCACCGGGCCGTGGTCGAAGGTGTTCGCCTACGACGCAGGCACCGGGCAGAAGCTCTGGGAATTCGATCCCGGCGTGAACAAGGAAAAGGGCGTCCAGGCGTGCTGCGACGTCGTCAACCGCGGTGTCGCGGCGTGGAAGGGGCGGCTCTACCTCGGCACGATCGACGGCCGGCTGATCGCGCTCGATGCCGCGACGGGCAAGCAGGACTGGTCGATCCAGACCACCGACAATTCGAAGCCCTACACAATCACCGGCGCGCCGCGCGTGGTGAAGGACATGGTGATGATCGGCAACGGCGGCGCCGAGTTCGGCGTGCGCGGCTACGTCACCGCCTATGATGCCGCGACAGGCGCGAAGAAGTGGCGCTTCTACACCGTCCCCAACCCCACCGGCGCGAAGGACGGCGAGGCGAGCGACGCGGCGATGGCCAAGGTCGCCCCCACCTGGTCGAAGAACGGCCAGTGGAAGCAATCGGGCGGCGGCGGCACCGTGTGGGATTCGATCGTCTACGATGCCGAACTCGACCAGCTCTATCTCGGCGTCGGCAACGGCTCGCCTTGGAACCACGGGCTGCGCAGCGAGGGTCAGGGCGACAACCTCTTCCTCTCGTCGATCGTCGCGCTGAAGCCCGACACCGGCCAATACGTCTGGCATTATCAGGAAACGCCCGGCGAGACGTGGGACTTCACTGCGACGCAACCGATCAACCTCGCCACGCTCATCATCGGCGGGCAGCAGCGGCGCGTGCTGATGCAGGCGCCCAAGAACGGTTTCTTCTACGTCGTCGATCGCACCAACGGAAAGCTCGTCAACGCCGGCCAGTTCATCCCCGGCGTCAACTGGGCGACGGGCTATGACATGAAGACCGGCCGCCCGATCGAGAATCCCGCCTCGCGCTTCTACAAGACGGGCAAGCCGTTCGTCGCGGTGCCGAGCGCGATTGCCGCGCACAATTGGCAGCCGATGAGCTTCAATCCCAAGGCCGGGCTCGCCTATATTCCGGCGCAGATCGTCGGCTCGGCGTATCTCAACCCGTCGTCGCCGCTCGATGCCGCGAAGCCGATCGGCTTCAACGTCGGCCAGGATCTCGGCAATGCGATGTATCCGCGCGATCCCGCGGCGGTGAAGGCCGCGATCGCCGGCGCCACCGGGCGGCTGGTGGCGTGGGATCCCGTCGCCAACAAGGCGCGCTGGACGGTCGATTATCCGACGCCGTGGAACGGCGGCACGATGACCACCGCGGGCAACCTCGTCTTCCAGGGTACGGCATTGGGCGAATTGCGCGCCTACACCGCCGATACCGGCAAGCAGGTGTTCTCCTACCCCGTCGGCACCGGCATCATGGCGGGCGCGTCGACCTTCATGATCGGCAACGAACAATATGTCGCGGTGCTCGCCGGGCGCGGCGGCGCGCTGCCGCTGTCGATCGGCTATGCGATCGGCAAGGCGCGCGACGTGCCCAACGTGCCGCGCCTGCTCGTCTTCAAGCTCGGCGGCACCGTCCAGCTGCCCGGCACGCAGCCGCAGGATTCGACCCCCGTCACCCTCCCCGCCAACACCGCGACGCCGCAGCAGGTGGCGCAAGGCCAGGCGCTGTTCGGCCGCTACTGCCAAGTCTGTCACGGCGCCAGCGCCGGCGGCGGCGGCGTGCTGCCCAACCTTCAGCGTTCGGGCACGCTGGCGGATGCCGATACGTGGAAGGCGATCCTGATCGACGGGATGCTCAAGGACAAGGGCATGGTCAGCTTCGCGCGCGTGCTCACGCCCGAGCAAGCGCAGCTCATCCGCCTCTACGTGATCGACGAGGCGCATTGGGCGCAGAAGAACCTCGCCAGTACCAAAACGGTCGCCCCCGCCCCGGCGGCACAGAAGTCACCCGTGCCGACCGGCGTCCGCTGAAACCCCCGCACCCCCTAGTATGCTCGGGGGGTGCTCTTGGGCGCGCGGGGTATGCCCTTTTGCTATGCATCCGGCGTGGCAGTGCCCGATTGTTAGGCACTCGTTAACCCGCCGCGCCGGCGAGTCTCCACCTTGCCTCGCGCGCGCGCGGCTGGCACGTTCGATGCAAGCCACAGATGTCGGGGCGAGGGTTCTAACCAGGGTGGGCGTTGCCGCGTGAAGAAGATCGAAGCGATCATCAAGCCGTTCAAGCTCGATGAAGTGAAGGAAGCGCTCCACGAAGTCGGCGTGTCGGGCATCACCGTCACCGAGGCGAAGGGGTTCGGCCGCCAGAAGGGCCATACCGAGCTCTATCGCGGCGCCGAATATGTCGTCGATTTCCTCCCCAAGGTGAAGCTCGAGGTCGTCGTCGAGGACGGCCTCGTCGATCGCGTCGTGGAGGCGATCGCGCAGGCGGCGCAGACCGGCCGGATCGGCGACGGCAAGATCTTCGTCATCCCGGTCGAGACCGCGCTGCGCATCCGCACCGGCGAGCGTAACGACGACGCGATCTGATCCACCGCCGGGTGCTCCCCAGCCGCCCCGTCATCACGACCGCCGATCGTTCAGTCGGCGGCGTAACCGCAAGGAAGAGAATAGACATGGCCACCACCGCCAACGACATCATCAAGAAGATCAAGGACGAGGAGATCGAGTGGGTCGACCTGCGCTTCACCGATCCCAAGGGTAAGTGGCAGCACCTAACCATGGTCTCGTCGGTGATGGGCGAGGACGAGTGGACCGACGGCCTCATGTTCGACGGCTCGTCGATCGAGGGCTGGAAGGCGATCAACGAGAGCGACATGATCCTCAAGCCGGATCTCGACGCCGTCTACACCGATCCCTTCTCGGCCACCCCGATGCTGATCGTGTTCTGCGACATCGTCGAGCCGTCGACCGGCGAGGGCTATGCCCGCGATCCGCGCACCACCGCGAAGCGCGCCGAGGCATACGTCAAGTCGACCGGGATCGGTGACACGGTCTACGTCGGCCCCGAAGCCGAATTCTTCATGTTCGACGACGTGCGCTTCGACACGTCGTACAACCAGTCGTACTTCAAGATCGACGATATCGAGCTGCCGACCAACACCGGCCGCGAATATGAGGGCGGCAACCTCGCGCACCGTCCGCGCGCCAAGGGCGGCTATTTCCCCGTCGCGCCGGTCGACAGCGCGGTCGACATCCGCGGCGAGATGGTCACCACCATGCTCGAAATGGGCCTGCCGTGCGACAAGCACCACCACGAGGTCGCCGCCGCGCAGCACGAGCTCGGCCTCACCTTCGGCACGCTGACCACCACCGCCGATCGCATGCAGATCTACAAGTATGTCGTGCACCAGGTCGCGCATGCCTATGGCAAGTCGGCGACCTTTATGCCCAAGCCGATCAAGGAGGATAACGGCTCGGGCATGCACACCCACTTCTCGATCTGGGAAGGCAAGACGCCGCTGTTCGCCGGCAACGGCTATGCCGGCCTCTCCGAGACGTGCCTCTATTTCATCGGCGGCATCATCAAGCATGCCAAGGCGATCAACGCCTTCACCAACCCCACTACCAACAGCTACAAGCGGCTGGTGCCGGGCTATGAGGCGCCGGTGCTGCTCGCCTATTCGGCGCGCAACCGCTCGGCCTCGTGCCGCATCCCCTACGGCACCGGCCCGAAGTCGAAGCGCGTCGAGGTGCGTTTCCCCGATGCGATGGCGAACCCGTACCTCGCCTATGCCGCGCTGCTGATGGCCGGCCTCGACGGCATCCAGAACCGCATCCATCCCGGCGAGGCGATGGACAAGAACCTCTACGATCTGCCCCCGGCCGAACTCGCCGAGGTCCCCACCGTCTGCGCCAGCCTGCGCGAGGCGCTGGAAAGCCTGCTCGCCGACCACGATTTCCTGCTGAAGGGCGACGTGTTCACCAAGGACCAGATCGAGGCCTATGTCGAACTCAAGTGGGCCGAAGTCGCCCGCTGGGAAATGACGCCAAGCCCAGTCGAATACGACATGTACTACAGCGCGTGAGCGGCATGCGGGTAGCGCAAGCGACCCGCACGACCGCGAACGCCGGCCGACCCCGCTACAGCGAGGATCGACGACGCGGCTTCGCCGCGGTGTGGTTTAAGAGAAAGGCGTCCGGTGAAAGCCGGGCGCCTCCTCTTCATCACGATGCGCGCAAGCCGAGTCCTGCGCCAAAGCCCGCCTCTTGCCCGATCGGTACAGACTTCTCACGCAAAGCGTCCTCTTACGCCCAATTGCGGACTTTCGACGATGTGCTAGCGAATCAAAAACGGGGATTCTATTCATGCGCGTCCACCCTCCCAAGCCTTTGCACGGCTGGCGCGAGTTCTTCGGGGAGGTAGGGATTATCGTCATGGGCGTCCTCATCGCCTTGGGCGCTGAGCAAGTAGTGGAGAACTTTCACTGGCAGGATAAGGCGAATTATGCTCGTGAAGCCTTAAGATCGGAACTGCAAGACGCCTACTTCCAAGCAGCCGAGCGGATAGAAGTGACGCCGTGTTTAATCACGCAAATCGAACAGCTGCAAAGTCGGGTTCTTTCGTCGACCGACCGCCTGAACAAGGCGCCGGTATTCCCCAGTAGATTTGGTCCAATCACCTTCCGGCATCCTGTCAGACCTTGGACCGATACTATCTGGCAAAGTGTTCTAACGGAGCAAGTGACATCACATCTTGCACCAGCCGAAAGAGAAAATCTCTCCTCCGCTTATCGTTCTCTTGCTCAATTGCGAGCAGCAAATGAGAAAGAGAATGAACAGGAAGGCGCGTTTCAAATGCTCGCATCAGCAATTCCGCTCGACGCTAGTTTACGCGCACACCTCCTTGAGACACTCGCGAATGAGCGGTGGCGAGCGCAGTATATGAACTTGGTCGCCGGTCAAATCAGCATCCGTATCAAAAAAATCGATGGAAGCATTGGAAGTGGCAAAGGCTATTCCGACTGGCGACGCGCCATGGCTGGGCCTGACACAACCGCAACTTGGTGTCGCGCTCAACGCTTACCATTGTCCATGCAGCACTCAGCGTAGGCCGCGCCCTATAATCGCTGTGTGGCAGCTTTCCTCCCAATACGGCCACCCCGAGCGCCACTCCTCGCTGTTGGCGAAGCCAGTATCAACCGCACGCATGATCGATCCGCTTCGCCGCGGGCGTCCCGCAGCCCAACCGCTCGAAACTGCGTCGGCGCCGGGGTCAGCCGAAACAGCAGCCCCCGCCCCGCACAGATTCTAAAACGTCACCGCCACCCGCGCCGTCACTTTGTCGCCCACGTGCCGCGCCCCCGCGAACCGTGACGCCACCAGCCGGTCGCGCGCGATGTCGGTGCCGGTATAGACAACGCCGATCGTCAGCGGCCCGGTGATATGGTCGACGCCGAGCGACCAGTCGGCGTAGCTGCCCCCCGGCCGCAGCCGCGCTGCGCGGCGCGGATCGTCGACCGAGCCCGACGAGTGGCCGACGCCGCCGTGCAGCGTGAACGGCGTCGCCGGCACCCCGACCCGCGCGCGTGCGCCGACCCACAGATTGTCGCCGCCGATCGCCGCCTGATCGGGGGCGTAACGCGCGTCGACGCCGATCTCCGCCGGCCCCAGCAGGTAGCTCGCACCCAGCCCGCCCTCGACGTAATCGAGCCG carries:
- the glnA gene encoding type I glutamate--ammonia ligase → MATTANDIIKKIKDEEIEWVDLRFTDPKGKWQHLTMVSSVMGEDEWTDGLMFDGSSIEGWKAINESDMILKPDLDAVYTDPFSATPMLIVFCDIVEPSTGEGYARDPRTTAKRAEAYVKSTGIGDTVYVGPEAEFFMFDDVRFDTSYNQSYFKIDDIELPTNTGREYEGGNLAHRPRAKGGYFPVAPVDSAVDIRGEMVTTMLEMGLPCDKHHHEVAAAQHELGLTFGTLTTTADRMQIYKYVVHQVAHAYGKSATFMPKPIKEDNGSGMHTHFSIWEGKTPLFAGNGYAGLSETCLYFIGGIIKHAKAINAFTNPTTNSYKRLVPGYEAPVLLAYSARNRSASCRIPYGTGPKSKRVEVRFPDAMANPYLAYAALLMAGLDGIQNRIHPGEAMDKNLYDLPPAELAEVPTVCASLREALESLLADHDFLLKGDVFTKDQIEAYVELKWAEVARWEMTPSPVEYDMYYSA
- a CDS encoding P-II family nitrogen regulator — its product is MKKIEAIIKPFKLDEVKEALHEVGVSGITVTEAKGFGRQKGHTELYRGAEYVVDFLPKVKLEVVVEDGLVDRVVEAIAQAAQTGRIGDGKIFVIPVETALRIRTGERNDDAI
- a CDS encoding TorF family putative porin, yielding MVAAAATIAAAVPMAATGQVSLGASVEASTDERRRGISWSDGDLAPAASVRAGLPAGFDLGVRLTGTRGDPRHGGADAVADVTSGFGGDIGSGLRLDGFVTGHLFVGAAERLDYVEGGLGASYLLGPAEIGVDARYAPDQAAIGGDNLWVGARARVGVPATPFTLHGGVGHSSGSVDDPRRAARLRPGGSYADWSLGVDHITGPLTIGVVYTGTDIARDRLVASRFAGARHVGDKVTARVAVTF
- a CDS encoding PQQ-dependent dehydrogenase, methanol/ethanol family is translated as MQLRYALAAALALTSCNTAATNDTAAADRSGTTGAGRVNAALLTSGGDGRDWAMTGYNYQEQRYSPLTQINAGNVGQLGLAWYADMPDARGQEATPIVIDGKLFVTGPWSKVFAYDAGTGQKLWEFDPGVNKEKGVQACCDVVNRGVAAWKGRLYLGTIDGRLIALDAATGKQDWSIQTTDNSKPYTITGAPRVVKDMVMIGNGGAEFGVRGYVTAYDAATGAKKWRFYTVPNPTGAKDGEASDAAMAKVAPTWSKNGQWKQSGGGGTVWDSIVYDAELDQLYLGVGNGSPWNHGLRSEGQGDNLFLSSIVALKPDTGQYVWHYQETPGETWDFTATQPINLATLIIGGQQRRVLMQAPKNGFFYVVDRTNGKLVNAGQFIPGVNWATGYDMKTGRPIENPASRFYKTGKPFVAVPSAIAAHNWQPMSFNPKAGLAYIPAQIVGSAYLNPSSPLDAAKPIGFNVGQDLGNAMYPRDPAAVKAAIAGATGRLVAWDPVANKARWTVDYPTPWNGGTMTTAGNLVFQGTALGELRAYTADTGKQVFSYPVGTGIMAGASTFMIGNEQYVAVLAGRGGALPLSIGYAIGKARDVPNVPRLLVFKLGGTVQLPGTQPQDSTPVTLPANTATPQQVAQGQALFGRYCQVCHGASAGGGGVLPNLQRSGTLADADTWKAILIDGMLKDKGMVSFARVLTPEQAQLIRLYVIDEAHWAQKNLASTKTVAPAPAAQKSPVPTGVR